One genomic segment of Musa acuminata AAA Group cultivar baxijiao chromosome BXJ3-3, Cavendish_Baxijiao_AAA, whole genome shotgun sequence includes these proteins:
- the LOC135632875 gene encoding uncharacterized protein LOC135632875 has product MPSGAKKRKAARRKKEMALPSADPSSQDSGHNDELMPAEDSKESDDGSPTSSSSSSSSQEHHRSRSAEELLGSDAVVFDSTAESGKGAALAEEVEAESLVAVEEPAYTTTVESFAESEDVVVEFPKSEKVDEEVAEESAVLVEKVVALAEEDRRLDEVAAKVLEETSGGVKEVPLPDADEAVDQLGESGDARCVAGKAENLPTAEVSPGDAPVVHHATWWNCCGLLDVFACSTR; this is encoded by the exons ATGCCGTCTGGTGCGAAGAAGCGGAAGGCGGCCAGGCGCAAGAAGGAGATGGCCCTCCCTTCTGCCGATCCTTCTTCTCAAG ATAGTGGGCATAACGATGAGTTGATGCCGGCTGAGGACAGCAAGGAGAGCGACGATGGATCCCCGACATCTTCCTCATCGTCTTCGTCATCTCAGGAGCACCATCGCTCTCGATCTGCCGAGGAGTTGTTAGGATCTGATGCTGTTGTGTTTGATAGCACAGCGGAGAGCGGCAAAGGAGCGGCCTTGGCAGAGGAAGTTGAAGCTGAGTCCCTCGTTGCTGTAGAGGAACCAGCTTATACCACTACGGTCGAGTCCTTCGCTGAATCGGAGGATGTGGTTGTCGAATTCCCTAAATCTGAGAAGGTAGATGAGGAAGTAGCCGAGGAATCGGCTGTTCTTGTTGAAAAGGTTGTCGCTTTGGCTGAAGAGGATAGACGTCTTGATGAGGTTGCTGCTAAGGTTCTTGAGGAGACTTCAGGCGGAGTGAAAGAAGTGCCGCTTCCTGATGCGGATGAGGCTGTCGATCAGCTTGGTGAGAGTGGCGACGCCCGCTGTGTTGCTGGGAAAGCTGAAAATTTGCCGACTGCTGAG GTGTCGCCTGGTGACGCACCGGTTGTGCATCACGCAACATGGTGGAATTGTTGTGGATTGCTTGATGTATTTGCATGTTCTACGAGATAA
- the LOC103980093 gene encoding mitogen-activated protein kinase kinase kinase 18-like → MVNRQWRRGQTIGRGSTATVSLAAASPSGHLFAVKSAELSLSAHLQREQAILSSLHHPNIVSCLGFDVAAEAPCAPLSYNLFLEYAPLGSLSDCMMKHGGRLEEAAIRSYTGGMLRGLAYLHAKSFAHCDVKSQNVLMWPDGRAKIADLGCARSIAGDGDAGRPIAGTPMFMAPEVARGEEQGAPADVWALGCTVIEMATGRPPWPDVVDPVAALHRIGFTCDVPKRPTWLSDEAKDFLDNCLRRDARERWPAAQLLEHPFVANPSTTSCLSESSLDQEWISPKSTLENVLWDSVADEEEEDEEMEAEERIHQLATSGFPTVNWAQDDDWITVRISEEESTAVPVDGDEDNVGFGVNAHHSNAVATAEERELCTPVRYVDNEMCSLII, encoded by the coding sequence ATGGTCAATAGACAGTGGCGTCGCGGCCAGACCATCGGCCGCGGCTCGACCGCTACCGTCTCCCTTGCCGCCGCCTCCCCCTCAGGCCACCTCTTCGCCGTGAAGTCGGCCGAGCTCTCTCTCTCCGCCCACCTGCAAAGAGAGCAAGCCATCCTCTCCTCCCTCCACCACCCGAACATCGTGTCCTGCCTCGGCTTCGACGTCGCTGCCGAAGCCCCCTGCGCGCCGCTTTCCTACAACCTCTTCTTGGAGTACGCCCCCCTTGGTTCGCTCTCCGATTGCATGATGAAGCACGGCGGCCGCTTAGAAGAGGCTGCGATCCGTTCCTATACGGGCGGCATGCTCCGCGGCCTCGCTTACCTCCACGCGAAGTCCTTCGCGCATTGCGACGTCAAGAGCCAAAACGTCCTGATGTGGCCGGACGGGCGCGCCAAGATAGCGGATCTCGGGTGCGCGCGCTCGATTGCGGGGGACGGCGACGCGGGGCGGCCGATCGCGGGCACGCCGATGTTCATGGCGCCGGAGGTGGCGCGAGGAGAGGAGCAGGGCGCGCCGGCCGACGTGTGGGCGCTCGGGTGCACCGTCATCGAAATGGCCACCGGGAGACCGCCGTGGCCTGATGTCGTCGATCCGGTCGCCGCTCTGCACCGTATCGGCTTCACATGTGACGTCCCGAAGCGCCCCACCTGGTTGTCGGACGAGGCCAAGGACTTCTTGGACAATTGTTTGAGGAGGGACGCGAGAGAGCGGTGGCCGGCGGCGCAGTTACTGGAGCACCCGTTCGTGGCGAACCCGAGTACAACTAGCTGCTTATCTGAGAGTTCTCTCGACCAGGAATGGATCTCCCCAAAGAGCACTCTGGAGAACGTCTTATGGGACTCTGTggcagacgaagaagaagaagacgaagagatGGAGGCGGAGGAGAGGATTCATCAACTGGCCACGTCCGGCTTTCCGACCGTCAACTGGGCACAAGATGACGATTGGATCACAGTAAGGATCAGCGAGGAGGAATCTACTGCTGTTCCAGTAGATGGTGATGAAGACAACGTTGGATTTGGTGTTAATGCTCATCACAGTAATGCTGTAGCGACGGCAGAGGAGAGAGAATTATGTACACCTGTTAGATATGTTGATAATGAAATGTGTTCTTTGATTATTTGA